From Chryseobacterium gallinarum, one genomic window encodes:
- the mobC gene encoding conjugal transfer protein MobC — MQEDDLRGLAKIMAFMRAVAVLLVLMNFYWFCYSFFLQQGWALEIIEKILHNFQRTSGLFDNSLYSKLFALVLLALSCFGTKGVKNEKIKWKSVHVYMLSGLVFYLLNFPLIQISPALYMITTSVGFILLMVAGLWMSRLLKNRLMDDPFNNENESFQQESSLMENEYSINLSTKFYFNGKWNDGWINVVNPFRATIVLGSPGSGKSFAVVNNYIKQHIEKGFSMYIYDFKFDDLSTIAYNHLLKHTSQYKVKPKFYVINFDNPRRSHRCNPINPELMTDISDAYESAYTIMLNLNKSWIQKQGDFFVESPIILLAAIIWYLKIYENGKYCTFPHAIELLNKKYADVFTILTAYPELENYLSPFIDAWQGGAQDQLQGQIASAKIPLSRMISPQLYWVMSGDDFTLDINNPDEPKILCVGNNPDRQNIYSAALGLYNSRIVKMINKKGKLKSSIIIDELPTIYFRGLDNLIATARSNKVSVCLGFQDFSQLIRDYGDKEAKVIMNTVGNIFSGQVVGETAKSLSERFGKIVQKRQSLSINRNDTSSSISTQLDSLIPASKISTLSQGTFVGAVADNIDEKIEQKIFHSQIVVDIAKVEHESKNYKPIPQIRSFLSASGEDTMDKDINENYRHIKLEVSTIISTELRRIENDPELAHLIRKDE, encoded by the coding sequence ATGCAAGAAGATGATCTACGTGGACTCGCCAAAATCATGGCTTTTATGCGTGCAGTCGCAGTTCTATTGGTATTGATGAATTTCTATTGGTTTTGTTATTCTTTTTTCCTTCAACAGGGATGGGCTCTCGAAATCATTGAAAAAATCCTCCATAATTTTCAGCGGACATCAGGACTTTTTGACAATTCCCTTTATAGCAAACTTTTCGCCCTCGTCTTACTGGCACTCAGCTGCTTTGGAACAAAGGGGGTAAAAAATGAAAAGATAAAGTGGAAAAGCGTCCATGTTTATATGCTGTCAGGTTTAGTTTTTTATCTGCTGAACTTTCCACTGATTCAGATTTCACCAGCCCTGTATATGATCACAACATCGGTCGGGTTTATACTTTTGATGGTTGCCGGACTCTGGATGAGCAGGCTCTTAAAGAATAGATTAATGGATGATCCCTTTAACAATGAAAATGAAAGTTTTCAGCAGGAAAGCAGTTTGATGGAAAATGAATACTCAATTAATCTTTCCACAAAGTTTTATTTCAATGGTAAATGGAATGACGGGTGGATTAACGTGGTCAATCCCTTTCGAGCAACTATTGTGCTGGGAAGTCCGGGGTCGGGAAAGTCATTTGCTGTGGTTAATAATTACATTAAACAGCATATTGAAAAGGGCTTTTCCATGTACATCTATGACTTCAAGTTTGATGATCTTTCCACCATAGCTTACAATCATCTTTTAAAGCATACTAGTCAGTACAAGGTAAAACCTAAATTTTATGTGATCAACTTTGATAATCCACGCCGTAGCCATCGCTGCAATCCAATCAATCCGGAACTTATGACCGATATATCGGATGCATATGAGTCCGCGTACACGATCATGTTGAACCTCAACAAGTCATGGATCCAAAAGCAAGGCGACTTCTTCGTCGAGTCACCAATTATTTTATTAGCTGCAATTATATGGTATCTCAAAATATACGAAAATGGGAAATACTGCACGTTCCCGCATGCGATAGAACTGCTCAATAAAAAGTATGCAGACGTATTTACGATCCTAACCGCATACCCGGAGCTTGAAAATTACCTCTCTCCTTTTATAGACGCCTGGCAGGGAGGCGCCCAGGACCAGCTGCAGGGACAGATCGCATCTGCCAAAATTCCGCTATCAAGAATGATCTCTCCGCAGCTTTATTGGGTGATGAGTGGAGACGACTTTACACTAGATATCAATAACCCCGACGAACCAAAGATTCTGTGCGTGGGAAATAATCCGGACCGTCAGAATATTTATAGTGCTGCCTTGGGGCTTTACAACTCCAGAATCGTGAAAATGATCAACAAAAAAGGTAAACTGAAAAGTTCTATCATCATCGATGAATTGCCGACGATATACTTCCGCGGTCTGGACAACCTTATAGCAACTGCCCGAAGCAATAAAGTGTCTGTATGTTTAGGTTTTCAGGACTTTTCCCAATTGATCAGGGATTATGGGGATAAGGAAGCGAAAGTCATCATGAATACCGTTGGCAACATTTTCTCCGGTCAGGTGGTAGGAGAAACGGCCAAGTCTTTGTCCGAAAGATTTGGTAAAATAGTCCAGAAAAGGCAGTCTTTAAGTATTAATAGAAATGATACCAGTTCTTCAATCTCTACGCAATTAGACAGCCTGATTCCCGCCTCTAAAATTTCTACTTTATCTCAAGGAACATTTGTGGGCGCCGTTGCTGACAACATCGACGAAAAAATAGAGCAGAAAATATTTCATTCCCAAATTGTAGTTGATATTGCAAAAGTGGAGCATGAAAGCAAAAATTACAAACCAATACCGCAAATTCGATCTTTCTTATCCGCTAGTGGTGAAGACACAATGGATAAGGATATAAATGAAAATTACCGCCATATAAAGCTAGAGGTTTCTACTATTATTTCAACAGAACTAAGGAGAATTGAAAATGATCCGGAGTTAGCTCATTTAATCAGGAAAGACGAGTAG
- a CDS encoding ParA family protein, with protein sequence MEKMKQCLKVSIYTQKGGVGKSTMTTLLASLLHYRLGYNVVVLDCDFPQHSLINMRERDKRAVMESEFHKKLAMKQFQTINKKAYPILKCKAEQALELASDFISQNSVQPDLVFFDLPGTANTQGVLTALKAMDFIFSPITADRLVLESTLAFSEVFLRLPVIEGSSPTQSLWLFWNQVDGREKTSLYDAYQHVINSLSLSIMDTRIMDSKRFRKETDDTANYVFKSSLLPAEPQLLKATRLESFVREFLKIVGI encoded by the coding sequence ATGGAAAAAATGAAGCAATGTCTGAAGGTCAGCATTTACACGCAAAAGGGAGGGGTGGGAAAGTCGACAATGACCACACTATTGGCCAGCTTATTACATTATCGGCTGGGTTATAATGTCGTCGTTCTCGACTGTGACTTTCCGCAGCACAGTCTTATCAATATGAGAGAACGTGACAAGCGTGCCGTTATGGAAAGTGAATTCCATAAAAAGCTGGCGATGAAACAGTTTCAGACGATCAATAAAAAAGCCTACCCCATACTCAAATGCAAGGCAGAGCAGGCATTGGAGCTGGCCTCGGACTTTATTTCCCAAAACTCCGTTCAACCGGATCTTGTCTTTTTTGATCTGCCTGGGACCGCAAATACCCAAGGAGTTTTGACAGCATTGAAAGCGATGGATTTTATATTTTCACCGATAACCGCAGACCGGCTGGTTCTCGAGAGTACCCTGGCATTCAGTGAGGTTTTTTTACGTCTGCCCGTTATTGAAGGAAGTTCCCCAACCCAATCTCTGTGGCTGTTCTGGAACCAGGTGGATGGCCGGGAAAAAACCAGCCTGTACGATGCCTATCAGCATGTGATCAATAGTCTTTCCTTATCCATTATGGATACCAGAATCATGGATAGTAAACGTTTCCGGAAGGAAACAGACGATACCGCAAACTATGTTTTCAAGTCAAGTCTGCTTCCGGCAGAGCCGCAGCTGTTGAAAGCTACAAGACTTGAAAGCTTTGTCAGGGAATTTTTAAAGATAGTGGGTATATAA
- a CDS encoding N-6 DNA methylase encodes MAFDKKLHLKRNIDAIKAAFRIEKEGRTATSDEINLLHQFSGFGGLKFILNPDDINQWRSSDSGYFPLTQELFGTIRDNAENDSVYRQYVSSLKGSILDAFFTPLVISESIAAVIKNTGIQIDRMLEPSAGVGAFIRPFIGDNDVHITAYEQDLITGKILKQLYGGQVDVRIEGFENISKHESEYDLIVGNIPFGTTSIFDLSYSKGKDAARKFAAQSIHNYFFLKASDKLREGGLLAFITTQGILNSPSNQIIREELMREHRLVSAVRLPHNLFDENGTSVGTDLIILQKDSSRRSISQRAKDFVGAVPTPAGENRNMLFYNPNNILFTSSREGTDQYGKPGTIYLHDGGAGGISADLTKKLSSDFASYFDRRLYGMHRRKKYIPKNLVGISEHPAAPEVQEQQLKNGSHQLSLFSEAELAALTPKKQIQKRRVAKSTVQQPEQLSLFDKQGTNSDQIRHAITISRKEEKTRPTSKKIGSRESVGSLFRDLIDDIPSPDEPKIFDKEIKDFYRDNTLVEFDYKIGKIKWNGNEGKFLFYPIAVSDKDSERISAYIRLRDCYHDLYTFEANVQEKHHENRQLLNTIYDDFIKKFGNLNAADNIRFIKLDSSGNAVPSLERVVGGIIHKSDIFDHPVAFSTVEVNVNSPLEALSASLNQYGKVDLGYMCRISGCTESVLKENLKGRLYYNPLTGEIEVSQKFLSGNVVEKARKLQEYILAYPEDHEAKVSLNALEDARPEKIKFEQLDFNLGERWIGTDVYKKFASSLFDTDVSIFYSESSDDFSISAKASTIKITDKYAIKSESRTFDGLNLLRHALVNTTPEITKTEYLADGKPIKVKDMEAIQMANGKIDEIRHEFTEWLYQQDEQFKSALTDRYNELFNCHVRPHFDGSHQTFPGLDRRALGIEDLYGSQKDAVWMLKSNGGGICDHEVGAGKTLIMCTAAQEMKRLGLVHKPMIIALKANVHEIAETYRKAYPFAKILYPGKKDFTPQKRIKIFGDIKNNDWDCVILTHDQFGMIPQSDELQREILQAELNTVEENLDVLRRQGKDVSGAMLKGVEIRRKNLNVRLKTLEHDIENRKDDVVDFKMMGIDHLFIDESHKFKNLMFNTRHERVAGLGNVQGSQKALNLLFAIRTIQQRSGKDLGATFLSGTTISNSLTELYCLFKYLRPLALQRQGITCFDAWAAIFARKSIDYEFSVANNIVQKERFRHFIKVPELAQFYAEITDYRRAEDIGIDRPAKNEVLYHIPPTQDQEIFIKKLMEFAKSGDATLLGRPPLSPTEQKAKMLIATDYARKMSLDMRLISPRYQDDPGNKASVVAANLAKYYQNYNAQKGTQFVFSDLGTYKSGEWNIYSEIKRKLVEDHGIPAEEIRFIQEAKNEDQRKALIQATNEGKIRILFGSTEMLGTGVNAQKRAVAVHHLDIPWRPSDLEQRDGRAVRKGNEIAKFFAGNKVDVFIYAVEKSLDAYKFNTLANKQRFIGQLKSNSLSVRSIDEGGMDEVSGMNFAEYVALLSGNTDLLEKAKIEKKISTLESEKHAYIWSKSSSLSKLEALEDEFKNRKNRLERLQTDCKNFQSRLQRAKDGSILNPVLLDGLSKDAGIKEIGAKLNKLAVVSATGGEYEEVGSLYGFQILVKTELREKDNVIQRENRFFICGEGNLKYTHNNGIIATDAERATLNFLNALQKLPGIIADEEKKCKEIENDQIVLREIVDGEWKKDKQLSDLKTELAAVERNIQISLRENDDHIDSSAEQSHIKNTMGTTKQRL; translated from the coding sequence ATGGCATTCGATAAGAAGCTGCATCTTAAGCGGAATATTGATGCCATCAAAGCTGCTTTCAGGATTGAAAAGGAAGGAAGAACAGCCACATCGGATGAAATAAACCTTTTGCACCAGTTCTCGGGGTTTGGAGGATTAAAATTCATTCTGAATCCCGACGACATCAACCAATGGCGGTCTTCTGACAGCGGTTACTTCCCATTAACCCAGGAACTATTCGGAACCATCAGGGATAATGCTGAAAACGATTCAGTATATCGGCAATATGTGTCCTCCCTGAAAGGATCGATACTTGATGCCTTCTTTACGCCATTGGTTATTTCGGAGAGTATAGCCGCTGTAATAAAAAACACGGGTATTCAGATTGACCGTATGCTTGAACCTTCTGCCGGTGTCGGTGCATTCATTAGGCCTTTTATTGGGGACAATGATGTTCACATTACCGCTTATGAGCAGGATCTGATTACTGGAAAAATTTTAAAGCAGTTGTACGGTGGTCAGGTTGATGTACGTATAGAAGGATTTGAGAACATAAGTAAGCATGAAAGTGAATATGATCTTATTGTTGGCAACATTCCATTCGGAACAACTTCGATTTTTGACCTGAGCTACTCCAAAGGAAAAGATGCGGCCCGCAAATTTGCCGCGCAGAGTATTCATAACTATTTTTTTCTCAAAGCCAGCGATAAACTGCGGGAGGGAGGACTCCTGGCATTTATTACCACGCAGGGTATTTTGAATAGTCCGTCCAACCAGATCATAAGGGAAGAGTTGATGCGGGAACATCGACTGGTTTCCGCTGTACGACTACCCCATAATCTTTTTGATGAAAATGGAACTTCGGTTGGAACCGACCTGATCATTTTGCAGAAAGACAGTAGCAGGCGCTCCATATCCCAGCGCGCCAAAGACTTTGTGGGTGCCGTCCCCACACCGGCCGGTGAAAATCGCAATATGCTTTTTTATAACCCCAACAACATCCTATTTACAAGTTCGAGAGAGGGGACTGACCAATATGGGAAGCCGGGGACCATTTATCTGCACGATGGCGGAGCAGGAGGAATTTCTGCTGATTTAACCAAGAAACTCAGTTCTGACTTTGCCAGTTATTTTGATCGGCGGTTGTACGGGATGCATAGGCGTAAAAAGTATATACCAAAAAACCTTGTAGGAATCAGCGAGCATCCTGCGGCACCAGAAGTTCAGGAACAGCAGTTAAAGAATGGAAGCCATCAGCTCAGTCTATTTTCAGAAGCAGAATTAGCAGCGCTCACTCCTAAAAAGCAAATACAAAAGCGGAGGGTTGCAAAAAGTACAGTTCAGCAACCAGAACAGCTTTCCCTTTTCGATAAACAAGGGACAAATTCCGATCAGATTCGACACGCCATAACTATCAGTAGAAAAGAAGAGAAAACAAGACCCACATCGAAAAAGATCGGGAGCAGGGAAAGTGTGGGTTCGCTTTTTCGTGATTTAATAGATGACATTCCATCGCCTGACGAGCCGAAGATATTCGACAAAGAAATAAAGGACTTCTACCGTGATAATACCTTGGTCGAGTTTGATTACAAAATAGGTAAGATCAAATGGAACGGTAATGAAGGAAAGTTCCTTTTCTATCCGATCGCAGTTTCCGATAAGGACAGTGAAAGAATTTCCGCTTATATCCGTTTAAGGGACTGTTATCATGATCTGTACACTTTTGAAGCTAATGTCCAAGAGAAACATCATGAAAATAGACAGTTACTTAATACGATCTATGATGATTTTATAAAAAAGTTCGGAAATCTCAACGCAGCCGATAACATCCGCTTTATTAAGCTTGATTCTAGTGGAAATGCTGTGCCTTCGCTCGAACGTGTGGTTGGTGGCATCATCCATAAATCTGATATTTTTGATCATCCCGTTGCATTTAGCACTGTCGAGGTGAACGTCAATAGTCCTTTGGAAGCTCTTTCGGCCTCCCTGAATCAGTATGGTAAGGTGGATCTCGGCTATATGTGCCGTATCAGCGGATGTACAGAAAGTGTTCTAAAAGAAAATTTAAAAGGCCGATTATATTACAACCCATTGACAGGGGAGATTGAGGTGTCGCAAAAATTTCTGTCCGGAAATGTAGTTGAAAAGGCAAGGAAGCTGCAGGAATACATTTTAGCATATCCCGAAGACCATGAGGCGAAAGTAAGTCTCAATGCCCTTGAAGACGCACGGCCAGAAAAGATAAAATTTGAACAGCTGGACTTTAACCTGGGGGAGCGGTGGATAGGAACCGACGTATATAAAAAATTTGCCAGCTCCCTCTTCGATACGGACGTTTCTATTTTCTATTCAGAAAGCAGTGATGATTTTTCAATTAGTGCGAAGGCAAGCACCATCAAGATTACTGACAAATATGCTATTAAATCAGAAAGCCGCACATTTGACGGTCTGAATCTGCTTCGCCACGCGCTTGTTAATACCACACCGGAGATTACTAAAACGGAATACCTGGCGGACGGCAAACCGATCAAAGTTAAGGACATGGAAGCCATTCAGATGGCAAACGGGAAGATCGACGAAATCCGGCATGAATTCACGGAATGGCTCTACCAGCAGGATGAGCAATTTAAAAGTGCACTCACTGATCGTTACAATGAATTATTTAACTGTCATGTGAGGCCTCATTTTGATGGGAGCCATCAGACCTTTCCAGGCTTAGACCGGAGAGCTCTCGGGATCGAGGATCTTTACGGCAGTCAGAAAGATGCTGTCTGGATGCTAAAGAGTAACGGTGGCGGCATATGTGACCATGAGGTCGGTGCGGGTAAAACACTGATCATGTGTACAGCTGCCCAAGAAATGAAAAGGCTGGGCCTTGTCCATAAACCGATGATCATTGCACTCAAAGCAAATGTGCATGAAATTGCGGAGACCTATCGGAAAGCCTATCCTTTCGCTAAAATCCTTTATCCGGGGAAAAAGGATTTCACACCACAAAAGCGGATTAAGATCTTTGGCGACATCAAGAATAATGACTGGGACTGTGTGATCCTTACCCATGATCAGTTCGGTATGATTCCGCAGTCAGACGAATTGCAGAGAGAGATTCTGCAGGCGGAGCTAAATACCGTAGAAGAAAACCTTGATGTATTAAGACGGCAGGGCAAAGATGTATCCGGTGCGATGTTAAAGGGCGTTGAGATCAGAAGGAAGAATCTCAATGTCCGGTTAAAAACCCTGGAACACGATATTGAGAATCGCAAGGACGATGTTGTTGATTTTAAAATGATGGGTATAGACCATCTTTTCATCGATGAAAGTCATAAATTCAAAAATCTGATGTTCAACACGCGGCATGAGCGTGTAGCTGGTCTGGGAAATGTACAGGGTAGTCAAAAGGCACTAAACCTTCTTTTTGCCATACGTACTATACAGCAGCGGAGCGGAAAGGACCTTGGGGCAACCTTTTTGAGTGGGACAACGATATCGAACTCATTAACCGAATTATATTGTCTTTTTAAATATTTAAGACCGTTGGCTCTGCAGCGGCAGGGAATAACCTGTTTTGATGCCTGGGCTGCAATATTTGCCCGTAAATCCATTGATTATGAGTTTTCCGTTGCAAACAATATTGTTCAGAAAGAGCGTTTCCGACATTTTATCAAGGTTCCGGAGCTGGCACAGTTCTATGCAGAGATCACAGATTACCGTAGGGCAGAAGATATCGGTATAGACCGTCCCGCAAAAAATGAAGTTCTTTACCATATTCCACCGACACAGGATCAGGAGATTTTTATCAAAAAACTAATGGAGTTTGCAAAATCCGGCGATGCGACATTGCTCGGCAGACCACCACTTTCACCGACCGAGCAGAAAGCCAAAATGCTAATTGCTACGGACTATGCCCGGAAGATGTCGCTTGACATGCGGCTTATTTCGCCAAGATACCAGGATGATCCCGGAAATAAAGCTTCCGTTGTGGCAGCAAATCTTGCCAAGTATTATCAGAATTATAATGCCCAAAAGGGGACGCAGTTTGTATTTTCTGACTTGGGGACCTACAAAAGCGGAGAATGGAATATCTATTCAGAGATTAAACGTAAGCTTGTCGAGGATCACGGCATCCCTGCTGAGGAGATCCGCTTTATTCAGGAGGCCAAAAATGAAGATCAACGCAAAGCACTGATTCAAGCGACGAATGAAGGTAAAATAAGAATCTTATTTGGGTCAACAGAGATGTTGGGAACAGGCGTGAACGCCCAGAAAAGAGCAGTTGCAGTTCACCACTTAGACATTCCGTGGCGCCCATCCGATCTAGAGCAGCGTGATGGCCGTGCGGTTAGAAAAGGTAACGAAATCGCTAAATTCTTTGCAGGGAATAAAGTTGACGTGTTTATTTATGCCGTGGAAAAATCTCTGGATGCTTATAAATTCAACACGCTGGCGAATAAGCAACGATTTATCGGCCAACTAAAGAGTAATAGCCTGAGTGTACGAAGTATTGATGAAGGGGGCATGGATGAGGTGTCGGGTATGAATTTCGCAGAATATGTAGCACTGTTATCAGGTAATACAGATCTACTGGAAAAAGCCAAGATTGAAAAGAAGATCTCCACTTTAGAAAGTGAAAAGCATGCCTATATCTGGTCAAAATCGAGTTCTTTATCCAAGCTTGAAGCACTGGAGGACGAATTTAAAAACAGAAAAAACCGTCTGGAGAGGTTGCAAACGGACTGTAAAAATTTCCAAAGCCGCTTACAGCGCGCAAAAGATGGAAGTATTCTCAATCCAGTACTACTGGACGGACTTTCAAAAGACGCTGGAATAAAAGAAATCGGAGCAAAACTAAACAAGCTTGCTGTTGTTTCTGCAACGGGAGGCGAGTATGAAGAGGTCGGATCTTTGTATGGTTTTCAGATTCTGGTCAAGACAGAACTGCGAGAAAAGGACAATGTTATACAGCGCGAAAACCGTTTCTTTATCTGTGGGGAAGGAAACCTAAAATACACGCATAACAATGGAATTATTGCTACTGATGCAGAGCGCGCCACCCTCAATTTTTTAAATGCCTTGCAGAAATTGCCTGGAATCATCGCTGATGAAGAAAAAAAATGTAAAGAAATTGAAAACGATCAGATTGTTTTACGGGAAATTGTGGACGGGGAATGGAAGAAAGATAAACAGCTTTCGGACTTAAAAACCGAACTGGCCGCTGTGGAGAGAAATATTCAGATTTCCCTTAGAGAAAACGATGACCATATTGATTCCAGTGCGGAGCAGAGCCACATAAAAAACACCATGGGAACAACCAAACAGCGGCTTTAG
- a CDS encoding DUF3408 domain-containing protein produces the protein MAANKSNKDAEKPTVDEEYLMDLMSGDKPLPEIRSDTVIEKDHAPKDLKADKGKARSSKKVEYEDFFLVNRFPSGRNGKVVYIRSEFHERLLRIVQLTREDKVTLYSYIDNILEHHFREFGDDITEYFNSKFKPIL, from the coding sequence ATGGCAGCAAATAAATCGAATAAAGACGCAGAAAAACCCACTGTTGATGAAGAATACTTGATGGACCTGATGAGCGGTGACAAGCCGCTGCCGGAAATAAGATCCGACACGGTTATCGAAAAAGACCATGCCCCGAAGGACTTAAAAGCGGATAAAGGTAAAGCGAGGTCTTCCAAGAAAGTAGAATACGAGGACTTTTTTCTGGTCAACCGCTTTCCGTCGGGACGGAACGGAAAAGTGGTGTATATCCGTTCGGAATTTCACGAGAGGTTACTGAGGATCGTGCAATTGACCAGGGAAGATAAGGTAACCCTCTATTCCTACATAGACAATATTCTTGAACATCATTTCCGCGAGTTCGGCGATGATATTACCGAGTATTTCAATAGCAAGTTTAAACCCATATTATAA
- the mobA gene encoding conjugal transfer protein MobA has translation MSAAHKGGRKPKINKAIHRYVFRLTDEENARFLSLFDKSGLDNRAKFIVSLLFERRMNSVIIDQGTVEYCTKLSQLFSQFRAIGVNYNQVVKILHTHFGDKKTVFYIGKLEKHTLELAAICKEILILSKQFEAEYLLKKDNT, from the coding sequence ATGTCTGCAGCACACAAAGGAGGACGAAAACCCAAAATAAATAAGGCGATACATCGGTATGTCTTTCGGTTAACTGATGAAGAGAATGCCCGTTTCTTATCCCTGTTCGATAAGTCTGGGCTGGACAACAGAGCAAAATTTATTGTCTCCCTTCTTTTTGAAAGAAGGATGAATTCGGTCATTATTGATCAAGGGACCGTGGAATACTGCACAAAATTATCGCAGTTGTTTTCGCAGTTCAGAGCAATCGGGGTGAATTACAATCAGGTTGTCAAAATCCTGCATACGCATTTTGGGGATAAAAAAACAGTATTCTATATCGGAAAATTGGAAAAACATACGCTCGAACTGGCCGCCATCTGTAAGGAAATCCTCATCCTGAGCAAACAATTCGAAGCTGAATATCTTCTAAAAAAGGACAATACATGA
- the mobB gene encoding conjugal transfer protein MobB, translating into MIAKIGHGSRIYGALVYNHSKVLDNRAEILHLHNMLETPDGKYSAAQLFSSFLPHLAANRKTEKTAVHISLNPDPGDKVTDEEFIRIADEYMLKMGYGNQPYVVFKHNDIERTHIHVVSTSVDKNGVKIPDAFEKKRSMQACREIEKKFNLIPANEKLELHENLGFSPVDYTKGNIKGQIAAVVRYLPKYYNYYSLGGYNALLSLFNISVEHIKKDYQGEMKEGLLYFALDKNGNKVSNPFKGSLFGKQAGLDAVKTNCKTNRNVPAEIKEKTAQVITEAIRITANEKQFRDYLTEHGINTVIRRNEENRLYGITFIDHNTRHVYNGSHLGKQFSANQFHELFSNGKRQEMVKAEQGNFLNIKKEKTSTVADELHPLFSFMLDSANLSSDWGLLNSLLLENIAEDPEEQIFEFNMKKKKKRKGQHKK; encoded by the coding sequence ATGATCGCAAAAATTGGACATGGTTCTCGTATTTATGGGGCCCTGGTGTACAACCATTCCAAGGTTCTGGATAACCGCGCAGAAATATTGCACCTGCATAACATGCTTGAAACTCCCGATGGAAAATATTCAGCGGCACAATTGTTTTCGTCTTTTCTTCCTCACCTCGCTGCCAATAGAAAAACCGAGAAAACGGCAGTTCATATTTCATTAAATCCTGATCCTGGTGATAAGGTCACTGACGAAGAATTTATCAGAATAGCTGATGAATATATGCTAAAAATGGGATATGGGAACCAACCTTATGTCGTCTTTAAGCACAACGACATTGAGCGGACTCATATTCATGTTGTATCAACATCGGTAGATAAAAATGGTGTTAAAATCCCCGATGCCTTTGAAAAGAAGAGGTCAATGCAAGCCTGCAGGGAAATCGAGAAAAAGTTCAATCTTATTCCGGCGAATGAAAAACTGGAATTACATGAGAATTTAGGATTTTCTCCTGTGGATTACACTAAAGGAAATATTAAAGGCCAGATCGCTGCAGTTGTCAGATATCTGCCGAAATATTATAATTACTACAGTCTTGGCGGCTATAATGCCCTTCTGTCACTGTTCAATATATCAGTCGAGCATATCAAAAAGGATTATCAGGGAGAAATGAAGGAAGGCCTCCTCTATTTTGCACTGGATAAGAATGGAAATAAGGTCAGTAATCCGTTTAAAGGATCTCTTTTTGGCAAACAGGCGGGACTCGATGCAGTGAAAACAAATTGCAAGACAAATAGAAATGTTCCGGCGGAAATAAAAGAAAAAACAGCACAGGTAATTACCGAGGCTATCCGTATAACAGCAAATGAAAAACAGTTCAGGGACTACTTGACCGAACATGGTATCAACACTGTCATTAGGCGAAATGAAGAGAATAGGCTTTATGGCATTACATTTATTGATCACAATACGCGACATGTTTACAATGGCTCCCATTTGGGGAAGCAATTCTCTGCTAATCAGTTCCATGAGCTTTTTTCTAACGGAAAGCGTCAGGAAATGGTAAAAGCAGAACAAGGAAACTTCCTAAATATCAAAAAAGAAAAAACCTCTACTGTAGCTGACGAATTGCATCCATTGTTTAGCTTTATGCTGGATAGTGCAAATCTCAGCAGCGATTGGGGACTGCTAAATTCTTTGCTATTGGAGAATATTGCGGAAGATCCAGAAGAACAAATATTTGAGTTCAATATGAAAAAGAAGAAAAAAAGGAAAGGACAGCATAAAAAATAA
- a CDS encoding DUF1896 family protein, with translation MNRHTQDFSYYKAKLQEHIEASFPERSGDKRFIEQRAKWAANAYEGAFRSGNAIHKCDEIADYILFENLHFSRFDSIVEVLNYEFSDVFDELDYRDFALKILAECDAVFGQYELTDDFAYKTDYDLLYTELTGFISLWLEKNGIR, from the coding sequence ATGAACAGACATACACAAGACTTTTCCTACTACAAGGCTAAACTTCAGGAGCACATTGAGGCCAGTTTTCCGGAAAGATCAGGCGACAAGAGATTTATCGAACAGCGTGCGAAGTGGGCGGCAAACGCGTATGAGGGCGCATTTAGATCGGGTAACGCTATCCATAAATGTGATGAAATCGCTGACTATATTCTTTTTGAGAATCTCCATTTCTCCAGATTCGATTCCATCGTTGAGGTACTGAACTATGAATTTTCCGATGTTTTTGACGAACTGGATTACCGGGATTTTGCCCTGAAGATACTGGCAGAATGTGATGCAGTGTTTGGGCAGTATGAGCTCACAGATGATTTTGCCTATAAGACAGATTACGATCTGCTCTATACGGAGCTGACGGGTTTCATCTCATTGTGGCTAGAAAAAAATGGCATTCGATAA